A single window of Senegalia massiliensis DNA harbors:
- the flgL gene encoding flagellar hook-associated protein FlgL, which translates to MRITNNMMISNMMTNVNKNLQGLSKVQDKMQTGKKFQLPSDDPIGVSKSLKYHTDLSRIEQYKRNVDDATSWMEVTESAVSQIGDILERARELTVQAANDGTNTGEDKEKISAEIKQLREQIIKVANTKHAGRAIFSGHKTADDLIDSDGNYNIDLNTDEKTKYNVGSADTIDVNVVGTELFGLSNNGYKQDVSKGDTPEMIRVFDKLIQGLDSDDVTSIDESITEIDDTVSNVLSVRAKIGAKTNRLELNKNRLEDQTLSVTKLLSKNEDVDIAEVVIELKTRETVYQASLHAGARIIQPSLIDFLR; encoded by the coding sequence ATGAGAATAACAAATAATATGATGATATCTAATATGATGACAAATGTAAATAAAAATTTACAAGGTTTAAGTAAGGTTCAAGACAAAATGCAGACAGGAAAGAAATTTCAATTACCTTCAGATGATCCAATAGGAGTGTCAAAGAGTTTGAAATATCATACAGACTTGTCTAGAATAGAACAATATAAAAGAAATGTAGACGATGCAACAAGCTGGATGGAGGTAACAGAATCAGCAGTATCTCAAATAGGAGATATATTAGAAAGAGCAAGAGAGCTTACAGTACAAGCTGCAAATGATGGGACAAATACAGGTGAGGATAAAGAAAAAATTTCAGCAGAAATAAAACAGTTGAGAGAACAAATAATAAAGGTAGCTAATACTAAACATGCAGGGAGAGCTATATTTTCTGGACATAAAACAGCAGATGATTTGATTGATAGTGATGGAAATTATAATATAGATTTAAATACTGATGAGAAAACAAAATATAACGTAGGTTCAGCAGATACTATAGATGTAAATGTAGTAGGAACAGAATTATTCGGGTTATCAAATAATGGGTATAAACAAGATGTTTCAAAAGGAGATACACCAGAAATGATAAGAGTATTTGATAAGCTGATACAAGGATTAGATTCAGATGATGTTACAAGTATAGATGAAAGCATAACAGAAATAGATGATACTGTATCTAACGTATTATCAGTTAGAGCAAAAATAGGAGCAAAGACTAATAGATTAGAACTTAATAAGAATAGATTAGAAGATCAAACATTAAGTGTAACTAAGCTACTATCTAAAAATGAAGATGTAGATATTGCAGAGGTAGTAATAGAATTAAAAACAAGAGAAACTGTATATCAAGCATCTCTTCATGCGGGTGCTAGAATAATTCAACCATCACTTATAGATTTTCTAAGATAG
- the fliW gene encoding flagellar assembly protein FliW, with translation MKINTKNFGEIEIEEKDIINFPFGILAFEDQTQFIIIENKDSDNPFHYLQSLNNSDLAFVIIDPFVFKKDYDINISDSVVEKLKIKKPEEVKLYTIVTVPKDLKKMTANLSGPIVINTARNLGAQIVLDDNRYSTKHPIFEKESEAI, from the coding sequence ATGAAAATTAACACCAAAAATTTTGGTGAAATAGAGATAGAAGAAAAAGATATAATAAATTTCCCATTTGGGATACTTGCATTTGAAGACCAAACACAGTTTATAATAATAGAAAATAAAGATAGTGATAATCCATTTCACTATCTTCAATCTTTGAATAACAGTGATTTAGCATTTGTAATAATAGATCCTTTTGTATTTAAAAAAGACTATGATATAAATATTTCTGATTCAGTAGTAGAAAAGTTGAAAATTAAAAAACCAGAAGAAGTTAAATTATATACTATTGTAACAGTACCAAAAGATTTAAAAAAGATGACAGCAAACCTATCAGGCCCTATAGTTATAAACACAGCAAGAAACTTAGGAGCTCAAATAGTATTAGATGATAATAGATATAGCACAAAGCATCCTATATTTGAAAAGGAAAGTGAGGCTATATAA
- the csrA gene encoding carbon storage regulator CsrA — MLILTRKKNESIMIGDNIEIVVTDIQDGKVKLGIKAPKNVDIHRKEIYVDIQNENKVAADGEVDLDRLKNLF; from the coding sequence ATGCTAATATTAACGAGGAAGAAAAACGAAAGTATAATGATAGGTGATAATATAGAAATAGTGGTAACAGATATACAGGATGGTAAAGTGAAATTAGGGATAAAAGCTCCTAAGAATGTAGATATACATAGAAAAGAAATATATGTTGATATTCAAAATGAAAATAAAGTTGCTGCAGATGGAGAAGTGGATTTAGATAGATTGAAAAATTTATTTTAG
- a CDS encoding flagellin encodes MRINNNLMAMNSHRQLGINNNATAKSLEKLSSGMRINRAGDDAAGLSISEKMRGQIKGLNQASSNAQDGISLIQTAEGALNESHAILQRMRELAVQSSNDTNVTADRTAIAKEVNALKEELTRIGEKTQFNKQNLLTGSLSGAVIHIGANSGESVTLSIADMTATGLSLDAVTVSTQGGADTAIGTIDAAIETLSGERSGLGALQNRLEHTIKNLDNASENLQASESRIRDVDMAKEMMSFTKNNILNQAAQAMLAQANQQPQGVLQLLR; translated from the coding sequence ATGAGAATTAATAATAACTTAATGGCAATGAACAGTCATAGACAATTAGGAATTAACAATAATGCAACAGCAAAATCTTTAGAAAAATTATCTTCAGGTATGAGAATAAATAGAGCAGGTGACGATGCAGCTGGTTTATCTATCTCAGAAAAAATGAGAGGACAAATAAAAGGACTTAACCAAGCATCTAGTAATGCTCAAGATGGTATTTCACTTATACAAACAGCTGAAGGTGCATTAAATGAGTCTCATGCAATATTACAAAGAATGAGAGAGCTTGCAGTACAATCTTCTAATGATACTAATGTAACAGCTGATAGAACTGCTATAGCAAAAGAAGTTAATGCATTAAAAGAAGAATTAACTAGAATAGGTGAAAAAACTCAATTTAACAAGCAAAACTTGTTAACAGGTAGTTTATCTGGTGCTGTAATTCATATAGGAGCTAACTCTGGTGAAAGTGTTACATTATCAATAGCTGATATGACTGCAACTGGATTAAGTTTAGATGCTGTAACTGTTTCTACTCAAGGAGGAGCTGACACTGCAATTGGAACTATTGATGCTGCTATAGAAACTTTATCTGGAGAACGTTCTGGATTAGGTGCTCTTCAAAATAGACTTGAGCATACTATCAAGAATCTTGATAATGCATCTGAAAACTTACAAGCTTCTGAATCAAGAATAAGAGACGTTGATATGGCTAAAGAAATGATGAGTTTCACTAAGAATAATATTCTTAACCAAGCTGCTCAAGCAATGCTTGCTCAAGCTAATCAACAACCACAAGGAGTACTTCAATTATTAAGATAA
- a CDS encoding motility associated factor glycosyltransferase family protein yields the protein MYLNNMNTLKRLYPYVYKIMKSEKCDSNYEILSTKTNYKTLKVNDFGLEFYIHSKYNPLKESQRFFENNYKNNIKNFIIIGFGLGYHIENFLYKIDNKKIFVFEFNKKIFNQALLNMDLISILKDDRLELIISDNLTSYINKLKEILNKEDEFEIIFHTQSMKAIPNQYKEIKYLLEEFRMKKKLVGVEDLLIENFNSNIKNVDRYVNDLFNKMIDVPAFLISAGPSLDKNINELKKIKNKGLILCVGRAVKALLNKDIVPDAIIITDPYDIVYEQIQGLNIFIPIIILSTCNKKVALNYKGKKYIAFQKGFKNSEELANKNNYSTVETGGSVATTALDILIKFGCDPIVFVGQDLAFSEEKTHSEQANHLNVSNKNTLRKVLDVNGKEVYTSKNLFSYLRWIQNRIQKEKSITFIDSTEGGARINGTDLLSLKESIKKYCCEDISDNINLL from the coding sequence ATGTACTTAAATAATATGAACACATTGAAAAGATTATATCCTTATGTTTATAAAATTATGAAATCAGAAAAATGTGATAGTAATTATGAAATATTATCAACTAAAACGAATTATAAAACATTAAAAGTAAATGATTTTGGCTTAGAATTTTATATTCATAGTAAATATAATCCTTTAAAAGAATCACAAAGATTTTTTGAAAATAATTACAAAAATAATATAAAGAATTTTATTATAATTGGTTTTGGTCTAGGGTATCATATAGAAAATTTTTTATATAAAATTGATAATAAAAAAATATTTGTATTTGAATTCAATAAAAAAATATTTAATCAGGCCTTATTAAATATGGACTTAATATCTATTTTAAAAGATGATAGATTAGAATTAATTATAAGTGATAATCTTACTTCTTATATAAATAAATTAAAAGAAATACTCAACAAAGAAGATGAATTTGAGATCATATTTCATACTCAATCAATGAAAGCTATTCCTAATCAATATAAAGAAATAAAGTATTTGCTTGAAGAATTTAGAATGAAAAAGAAATTAGTTGGAGTTGAAGATTTATTAATTGAAAATTTCAATTCAAATATAAAAAATGTAGATAGATATGTTAATGATTTATTTAACAAAATGATAGATGTACCTGCTTTTTTGATATCAGCAGGTCCTTCATTAGATAAAAATATTAATGAATTAAAGAAAATAAAAAATAAAGGTCTAATATTATGTGTAGGAAGAGCAGTAAAAGCATTACTTAATAAGGATATAGTTCCTGATGCTATAATAATAACTGACCCTTATGACATAGTATATGAACAAATACAAGGGTTAAATATATTTATTCCAATTATAATATTATCAACATGTAATAAAAAAGTAGCTTTAAATTATAAAGGTAAAAAATATATTGCTTTTCAAAAGGGGTTTAAAAATTCAGAGGAATTGGCAAATAAAAATAATTATAGCACTGTAGAAACAGGGGGTTCAGTAGCTACTACAGCGCTGGACATTCTTATAAAGTTTGGATGTGATCCAATTGTTTTTGTTGGACAAGATCTGGCTTTTAGTGAAGAAAAAACTCATTCTGAGCAAGCCAATCATTTGAATGTATCTAATAAAAATACATTACGAAAAGTATTAGACGTTAATGGTAAGGAAGTATATACTTCCAAAAATTTATTTAGCTATTTAAGGTGGATTCAGAATAGAATACAAAAAGAAAAAAGTATTACATTTATTGATTCTACAGAAGGTGGAGCTAGAATAAATGGAACAGATTTATTAAGTTTAAAGGAATCTATAAAAAAATATTGTTGTGAAGATATTAGTGATAATATAAATTTATTATGA
- a CDS encoding motility associated factor glycosyltransferase family protein, with product MKNHEIHTKNIEKISARYPTMIEYMKRKKEEDIIVEANKAKNGQIALVVNEKENKIHLHSRFDPNKDAKRWISSLTLSNDKIYIIYGFGMIYHIKELVKNIGNETKILIIEPSISIFNQIIENIDVTDIIDNKNILIMIEDNLDKLRYFLNTNVYWNNSHLVEYYTFSNYKKIFSDMEQKVNKMIYDHLYIQKIDRNTMIKFNRDWQKNLLENMSVAIKSNFISQLEGIFSDKPIIIVSAGPSLNKNVELLRDIKNKAVIICVDTALKVLLSKNINPDFIVTVDGGELNLAHFDNLEYDNIPLIYMPTSHPKILKKHKGVKIFADNIVGYTRELFKEFDKEVGFLKLGGSVACIAFNIAVKLGADPIIFIGQDLAYTNNKTHAEGTKYARKSDSIKTKYFEVENIYGDKVLTGHDLYTFLRWFENEILNDTSNRLYIDATEGGAKIEGTEIMTFRDAINKYCYKDIEVTRKIHEALDTDIKFNLDELKLLIKKLQNMYNNLEIIHKKSMDAIKICNKIINIYSENKNSDNIGPKLNRLDNIDKYIKQKQEEFNMINHLIKPIVYKVFLENTEANTSKDDISIMKRSLEFYTALSNSVEFTLPILKETITEIENTDN from the coding sequence ATGAAAAATCATGAAATACATACGAAAAATATAGAAAAAATTAGTGCGAGATATCCTACAATGATAGAATATATGAAAAGAAAAAAAGAAGAAGATATAATTGTAGAAGCGAATAAAGCTAAAAATGGACAAATTGCATTAGTTGTTAATGAAAAAGAAAATAAAATTCATTTACATAGTAGATTTGATCCTAATAAAGATGCAAAAAGATGGATTTCTAGTTTGACTTTAAGTAATGATAAAATATACATAATTTATGGATTTGGGATGATATATCATATTAAAGAATTAGTTAAAAATATAGGTAATGAAACAAAGATATTAATTATTGAGCCGAGTATATCTATATTTAATCAAATAATTGAAAATATAGATGTAACTGATATTATAGATAATAAAAATATTTTGATTATGATAGAAGATAATTTAGATAAATTAAGATATTTTCTTAATACAAATGTATACTGGAATAATTCTCATCTTGTAGAATATTATACATTTTCTAATTATAAAAAAATATTTAGTGATATGGAACAAAAAGTTAATAAAATGATTTATGACCATTTATATATACAAAAAATAGATAGAAATACTATGATTAAATTTAATAGAGATTGGCAAAAGAATTTATTGGAAAATATGAGTGTAGCTATAAAAAGTAACTTTATAAGTCAATTAGAAGGTATATTTTCAGATAAACCTATCATTATTGTTTCAGCAGGACCTTCATTAAATAAGAATGTTGAATTACTACGAGATATTAAAAATAAAGCAGTTATAATTTGTGTAGATACAGCACTTAAAGTTTTATTGAGTAAAAATATTAATCCAGATTTTATAGTTACAGTTGATGGGGGAGAATTAAATTTAGCCCACTTTGATAATTTAGAATATGATAACATTCCTTTAATTTATATGCCTACTTCTCATCCTAAAATATTGAAGAAACATAAAGGAGTAAAAATATTTGCAGATAATATAGTAGGTTATACTAGAGAATTATTTAAAGAGTTTGATAAAGAGGTAGGGTTCTTAAAATTAGGTGGATCAGTAGCTTGTATAGCATTTAATATAGCTGTAAAATTAGGAGCAGACCCTATAATATTTATTGGACAAGATTTAGCATATACAAACAATAAAACTCATGCTGAAGGAACTAAATATGCTAGAAAATCGGATTCTATAAAAACTAAATATTTTGAAGTAGAGAATATATATGGAGACAAGGTATTAACAGGACATGACTTATATACTTTTTTAAGATGGTTTGAAAATGAAATATTAAATGATACAAGTAATAGATTATATATAGATGCAACAGAAGGTGGAGCCAAAATAGAAGGAACTGAAATAATGACATTTCGAGATGCAATAAATAAATATTGTTATAAAGATATAGAAGTTACAAGAAAAATCCATGAAGCCTTAGATACTGATATTAAATTTAATTTAGATGAATTGAAATTATTAATAAAAAAACTACAAAATATGTATAATAATCTAGAAATAATTCATAAGAAATCTATGGATGCAATTAAAATATGTAATAAAATAATAAATATATATAGCGAAAATAAAAACTCTGATAATATTGGTCCAAAATTAAATAGGTTAGATAATATTGATAAATATATAAAACAAAAGCAAGAAGAATTTAATATGATTAATCATTTGATAAAGCCAATAGTATATAAAGTTTTCCTTGAAAATACTGAAGCAAATACTAGTAAAGATGATATTTCTATAATGAAGAGATCTCTTGAATTTTATACAGCTTTATCAAATTCAGTAGAATTTACTCTTCCCATTTTGAAAGAAACTATAACAGAAATAGAAAATACAGATAATTAA
- the fliD gene encoding flagellar filament capping protein FliD, producing the protein MSDLLRITGMASGLDTEAMIDKLMKAERITVDKVGQEKTYIEWKRDAYRDIANVLRGFQDEYFNLLKPENNFTSTSAFGTFDSSVTLNGVDTNAISINPTGSASPGNYTIGNITLAEKGIWSTDDSKSISNMIGTGLNKANLKQGKSFNIKLDGVEKTITLDKDYSTETTETLISDLQSKLDSSFGTGNIVLSNDGGNIKIDSVGHNLQIKSTPNTYVSDLGFKNNQSNSITGTTIDFNEPLNFTGKIKIDINGTETEVDISVNANDINELSTQIQSNIDTAIGAGNIKVTNDGDKLKFVSHDTSDEIIFNSGSADDVIKNLGLSNGAKINKLESTVNIDISEIGKEFNINIDGTDYNIDLSDDFNDVSSLVTEINSQLTHGSISASVLNGKLVFLGTSGQEIKISNSKENIVDDLGFTNGQTNTINLNSQLKDAKFNEAITFVGNEVSFTINNENFTFSDTDTIQDVINTVNKSDVGVTLKYNSVTDEFQLESKESGLMNEVSLSDNSGNFLTGVLGLVKDQSAKDASFTYNGVTTNRSSNTFTIDGVEFNLKAEEAGEINISINSNVDKTIEKIKGFVEKYNEVITKINDELGEKRYRDYRPLTEAQKKEMSEKEIELWEEKSKSGLLRSDSILQKVTYEMRRALYDKVEGVDISLYDIGIKTSSNYLDKGKLVIDETKLRQSLNDKPEEVKSLFAKDSNIDYEDSSNRSIRYKSQGLAERLNDILKDNIRITRDDNGRKGILLEKAGIEGDVTEFKNTMNDKIDDYKDRISELLVDLDAKENYYYIMFSRMEKALSQMSAQSSWLNQQMGGGM; encoded by the coding sequence TTGAGTGATTTATTAAGAATAACGGGAATGGCATCGGGTTTGGATACAGAAGCTATGATTGATAAACTTATGAAAGCTGAACGTATAACAGTAGATAAGGTAGGACAGGAAAAAACATATATTGAATGGAAAAGGGATGCTTATAGAGATATAGCAAATGTGCTTAGAGGATTTCAAGATGAATACTTTAATCTTTTAAAGCCAGAAAATAACTTTACTTCAACTTCTGCATTTGGAACTTTTGATTCTAGTGTTACATTAAATGGAGTAGATACTAATGCTATAAGTATAAATCCTACTGGTTCTGCATCTCCTGGGAATTATACTATTGGGAATATTACTTTAGCTGAAAAAGGAATTTGGAGTACAGATGATTCTAAAAGTATATCTAATATGATTGGAACAGGATTAAATAAAGCTAATTTAAAACAAGGTAAAAGCTTTAATATTAAATTAGATGGTGTAGAAAAGACAATAACATTAGATAAAGATTATTCTACAGAAACTACTGAAACATTAATATCTGATTTACAATCTAAGTTAGATTCTTCATTTGGAACAGGCAATATTGTATTATCAAACGATGGAGGTAATATTAAAATAGATTCTGTAGGTCATAATTTACAGATAAAAAGTACACCTAATACATATGTTTCAGATTTAGGCTTCAAGAATAATCAATCTAATTCAATTACAGGAACAACTATTGATTTTAATGAGCCATTAAATTTTACAGGTAAAATTAAAATAGATATAAATGGAACTGAAACTGAAGTGGATATTAGTGTTAATGCTAATGATATTAACGAGCTTAGTACACAAATTCAATCTAATATTGATACAGCTATTGGTGCAGGCAATATTAAAGTAACTAATGATGGAGATAAATTAAAGTTTGTATCTCATGACACTTCAGATGAGATTATTTTTAATAGTGGTTCAGCAGATGATGTAATTAAAAATTTAGGATTATCTAATGGAGCAAAGATAAATAAATTAGAATCTACAGTTAATATTGATATATCTGAAATTGGTAAAGAGTTTAATATAAATATTGATGGTACTGATTATAATATAGACCTTTCAGATGATTTTAATGATGTATCTAGTCTTGTTACAGAAATAAATTCACAATTAACTCATGGATCCATAAGTGCCAGCGTATTAAATGGAAAGTTAGTATTTTTAGGAACAAGTGGACAAGAGATTAAAATTTCTAATAGTAAAGAAAATATTGTAGATGATTTAGGTTTTACTAATGGTCAAACTAATACAATAAATCTTAATAGCCAACTTAAAGATGCTAAATTTAATGAAGCTATTACATTTGTAGGAAATGAAGTATCATTTACTATAAATAATGAAAATTTTACTTTTAGTGATACTGATACTATTCAAGATGTTATAAATACTGTAAATAAAAGTGATGTAGGAGTTACATTAAAATATAATAGTGTAACAGATGAATTTCAATTGGAATCAAAGGAAAGTGGACTCATGAATGAAGTATCTTTGAGTGATAATAGTGGAAACTTTTTAACGGGGGTTTTAGGATTAGTAAAGGATCAAAGTGCTAAAGATGCTAGTTTTACTTATAATGGAGTAACAACTAATAGAAGTTCTAATACATTTACAATAGATGGAGTAGAATTTAATTTAAAAGCAGAAGAAGCTGGTGAAATTAATATATCAATTAACTCTAATGTTGATAAAACTATAGAAAAAATTAAAGGATTTGTAGAGAAATATAACGAGGTTATTACAAAAATAAATGATGAGTTAGGAGAAAAAAGATATAGAGACTATAGACCATTAACAGAGGCTCAAAAGAAAGAAATGAGTGAAAAAGAGATTGAACTATGGGAAGAAAAATCAAAAAGTGGTTTATTAAGAAGTGATTCAATTTTACAAAAAGTAACTTATGAAATGAGAAGAGCTTTATATGATAAAGTAGAGGGAGTAGACATTAGTCTTTATGATATAGGAATTAAAACTAGTTCAAATTACTTAGATAAAGGTAAATTAGTCATAGATGAAACAAAATTAAGACAATCATTAAATGACAAACCAGAAGAGGTAAAAAGTTTGTTTGCAAAAGACTCTAATATTGATTATGAAGATTCTTCTAATAGAAGTATAAGATATAAGAGTCAAGGTTTAGCAGAACGTCTTAATGATATTCTTAAAGATAATATTAGAATAACTAGAGATGATAATGGTAGAAAAGGAATACTATTAGAAAAAGCAGGAATAGAAGGCGATGTAACTGAATTTAAAAATACTATGAATGATAAAATTGATGATTATAAAGATAGAATTAGTGAACTACTTGTGGATTTAGATGCTAAAGAAAATTATTACTATATTATGTTTTCAAGAATGGAAAAAGCACTTTCTCAAATGAGTGCTCAATCATCTTGGTTAAATCAACAAATGGGTGGAGGAATGTAG
- a CDS encoding flagellar protein FlaG, translating to MSIEGIVGSQMSNISTTMNKEINLEIRQEEDKNSVKITSENGIKGAKRVSKEELIHAVNASNESLKMYDKKLEYSIHEKTNTIMVKLVDTETDEIIREIPSEKILDMIGKMWEIAGIIIDEKV from the coding sequence ATGTCTATAGAAGGAATCGTAGGTTCTCAAATGTCTAATATAAGTACAACTATGAATAAAGAAATAAATTTAGAAATTAGACAGGAAGAGGATAAAAATTCAGTTAAAATAACATCAGAAAATGGAATTAAAGGAGCAAAAAGAGTAAGTAAAGAAGAATTAATTCATGCTGTAAATGCATCTAATGAAAGTTTGAAAATGTATGATAAGAAACTCGAATATTCAATTCATGAGAAAACAAATACCATTATGGTTAAATTAGTGGATACAGAAACAGACGAAATAATAAGAGAAATACCATCAGAAAAAATATTAGATATGATAGGAAAAATGTGGGAGATAGCAGGAATTATAATTGATGAAAAAGTATAG
- the fliS gene encoding flagellar export chaperone FliS gives MAMKNPYAQYQNNSIMTASPEELNLKLYEGLMRFIKESIIFAEEKNIEKSHNSNLRAQAIVSEFMVTVDRKYEVGKELYNLYEYMNKRLMEANIKKDIEILNEIYDMSKELRDTWAQAMKLAKKGK, from the coding sequence ATGGCAATGAAAAATCCTTATGCACAATATCAAAATAATTCAATAATGACAGCATCACCAGAGGAGTTAAATTTAAAATTATATGAAGGGCTTATGAGGTTTATTAAAGAATCAATTATTTTTGCAGAGGAAAAAAATATAGAAAAATCTCATAACAGTAATTTAAGAGCTCAAGCAATAGTTAGTGAGTTTATGGTTACAGTTGATAGGAAATATGAAGTAGGAAAAGAATTATATAATTTATATGAATATATGAATAAAAGGCTTATGGAAGCTAATATTAAAAAAGATATAGAAATATTAAATGAAATATATGATATGTCTAAAGAGTTAAGGGATACTTGGGCACAGGCTATGAAATTAGCAAAGAAAGGCAAATAA
- a CDS encoding flagellar protein FlgN: MEVKIEKLNSLLSDKKILLEDFFKLTIVQKKLIENNDIDKLNRIINNKENLIEKINGLDVKFLEIYNNIKEIEGIDDLSQLSIDKSYLVKLKELTSKCEKLMKSIKAQDDENNTMIKSEFEDIKKNLREIKRGKTTTNKYYNKMPSSGGYFIDSKK, from the coding sequence ATGGAAGTCAAAATAGAAAAATTAAATTCTTTATTATCTGATAAAAAGATATTATTAGAAGATTTTTTTAAACTTACAATAGTTCAAAAAAAGTTAATAGAAAATAATGATATTGATAAACTAAATCGAATTATAAATAATAAAGAAAATTTAATTGAAAAAATAAATGGATTAGATGTAAAATTTTTAGAAATATATAATAATATTAAAGAAATAGAAGGTATAGATGACTTATCACAGCTAAGTATTGATAAAAGTTATTTAGTAAAATTAAAAGAGTTAACAAGTAAGTGTGAAAAACTTATGAAATCTATAAAAGCTCAAGATGATGAAAATAATACGATGATTAAAAGTGAGTTTGAAGATATAAAGAAAAATTTACGAGAAATAAAAAGAGGTAAAACTACTACAAATAAATATTATAATAAGATGCCATCTAGTGGTGGATATTTTATTGATAGTAAAAAATAG
- the hpf gene encoding ribosome hibernation-promoting factor, HPF/YfiA family: MRTIIAGTNMKVTDGLREAVESKLERLDKYFYKDARVDVTMTVEKERQIIEVSVPFAGTIIRAEEETDDMYKSIDMVLDTLERLIRKHKTKLEKRKHNGKTIRFENIPYEDINTENEPKVVKTKRFAMKPMIQEEAILQMELLGHNFYVYKDADTNETNVLYKRKDGNYGLIEPEF; this comes from the coding sequence ATGAGAACTATAATTGCAGGAACAAATATGAAAGTAACAGATGGACTTAGAGAAGCAGTAGAATCCAAATTAGAAAGATTAGACAAGTATTTTTATAAAGATGCTAGAGTTGACGTAACTATGACTGTGGAAAAAGAAAGACAAATTATAGAAGTAAGTGTACCTTTTGCTGGCACTATTATAAGAGCTGAAGAAGAAACTGATGATATGTATAAATCTATTGATATGGTGTTAGATACACTTGAAAGGCTTATTAGAAAACATAAAACTAAACTTGAAAAGAGAAAGCATAATGGAAAGACTATTAGATTTGAAAATATACCTTATGAAGATATAAATACAGAAAATGAACCAAAGGTTGTAAAAACTAAGCGTTTTGCAATGAAACCTATGATTCAAGAAGAAGCAATACTTCAAATGGAACTTTTAGGACATAATTTCTACGTATATAAAGATGCTGACACTAATGAAACTAATGTTTTATATAAAAGAAAAGATGGAAATTATGGTCTTATAGAACCAGAATTTTAA
- a CDS encoding DUF5317 domain-containing protein, whose amino-acid sequence MIWLFLLLAVIVGYMKGGKFTRIKNLNFKKLSPIIIALVVQYLVLIFSDKDLKVIGNYVEEIYLVSFILIFIGVIININIPSLWIVFVGSISNFIVFAMNGMKIPVSLDALKIAGMNSTIKLMENGQYKLYDAIANGTNYEILGKVITIDNILPLAGVFSVGDILITMGLFVFIESSMNDKKLDRRMNFGFGK is encoded by the coding sequence ATGATCTGGTTGTTTTTATTACTTGCAGTAATAGTAGGATATATGAAAGGCGGAAAATTTACAAGAATTAAAAATTTGAATTTTAAAAAATTATCTCCAATTATAATAGCTTTAGTCGTTCAATATTTAGTTTTGATATTTAGTGATAAAGATTTAAAAGTTATAGGGAACTATGTAGAAGAAATATATTTAGTATCATTTATACTAATTTTTATAGGTGTAATAATAAATATAAATATACCATCACTTTGGATAGTATTCGTAGGATCTATATCTAATTTTATAGTATTTGCAATGAATGGAATGAAAATTCCAGTATCACTTGATGCACTTAAAATTGCTGGAATGAATAGCACTATAAAACTAATGGAAAATGGACAATATAAATTATATGATGCTATTGCGAATGGTACAAATTATGAAATTCTTGGTAAAGTAATAACTATAGACAATATATTACCCCTTGCAGGTGTATTTAGTGTAGGGGATATACTTATAACTATGGGGTTATTTGTATTTATAGAGAGTTCAATGAATGATAAAAAATTAGATAGAAGAATGAACTTTGGATTTGGCAAATAG